One Pseudomonadota bacterium genomic region harbors:
- a CDS encoding PEP-CTERM sorting domain-containing protein, whose protein sequence is MNNLLTSLLMTVAMIVGTAAAAPIDFTENGDVLDFEDLGNLDVGLNTASGSLFESDDDTLFLSLSVGLQIHSIALIISDHRDGGRNPTSVSYSVAGPTGNLFLSDFIDEDSVARVLSSPYDVAGTYRFRLAHSGGVPNAFSNWRWEIVVGAATAVPEPSSLALLGLGATMLLRAAPGRALASRQRETSA, encoded by the coding sequence ATGAATAACCTACTCACCTCACTCCTGATGACCGTCGCGATGATCGTCGGTACCGCAGCCGCCGCCCCGATCGACTTCACCGAGAACGGAGACGTGCTGGACTTCGAAGATCTGGGGAACCTCGACGTCGGCCTGAACACTGCGAGCGGGAGTCTCTTCGAGAGCGATGACGATACGCTCTTCCTATCTCTAAGCGTGGGACTGCAGATCCACTCGATCGCACTGATCATCAGCGATCATCGCGACGGGGGACGCAACCCCACAAGTGTCTCGTACTCGGTCGCCGGACCAACCGGCAATCTCTTCCTATCCGACTTCATTGATGAAGACAGTGTGGCTCGGGTACTGAGCAGCCCGTACGACGTCGCTGGCACCTACCGGTTTCGCCTCGCGCACAGCGGCGGCGTGCCCAATGCCTTCTCGAATTGGCGATGGGAGATTGTCGTGGGCGCTGCGACCGCGGTGCCCGAACCCTCCAGCCTCGCCCTCCTCGGCCTCGGCGCGACCATGTTGCTTAGGGCCGCACCGGGAAGAGCTCTAGCGAGCCGTCAACGCGAAACGAGCGCCTAA